The following are encoded together in the Daphnia magna isolate NIES linkage group LG8, ASM2063170v1.1, whole genome shotgun sequence genome:
- the LOC123475502 gene encoding gamma-tubulin complex component 5-like — MHTTIMQMSSSVADNNTRITHLLSVVYDSAQKAQVTNYCTLYPVLLKILFASLEPFFNMVDLWLDRGVIVDPYQEFGILRNEAVSPQDERFWSKVFVSRTTQPLISFLKPLMDDILLGGRSVELLTQLKRKSMRVNGGCPAGTLMQTFRNRFSRFASGYFECGKLLHSSNVTVTTKKDLKQEVRNPLLAKAFETLRNHSNRSKRSKDDGVCVPLEFYPLLPLLERSLLEPLRSRQRLVCRALLDTLYEDCCLKLHILTIRRIHLMQAGDLMGRFCQQLFQKLETGEKWDNESSLTLSLLNCISSRMDQCGSYLSVTIKRGSIQQTPANLVDVQINYKVPWPVNLVITQDSIFHYNSVLRFLMQIKQGMFSLQHLSFKDLSCMDVANVTHPRQQELLSANRQHRLQLLRAWLLYFISSVDNYIMECVLESSHIRLDMQLENAVHLGQIIDSHQEYVISIHKQCLQQPSGAFLRDAINEVLSIAREVVIAWKNGLELEKLNKLEENYVRHHQFVAAVLGTDSVHSMLPHVETLAAALIHSCPATR; from the exons ATGCACACAACAATAATGCAAATGTCTTCGTCTGTGGCGGACAATAATACTCGCATCACCCACCTGTTATCAGTTGTATACGACTCAGCCCAAAAAGCGCAAGTTACCAACTACTGTACGCTTTATCCGGTTCTGCTGAAAATCCTATTTGCATCGCTGGAACCTTTTTTTAACATGGTTGATCTGTGGCTAGATCGAGGGGTAATCGTGGACCCTTACCAGGAGTTTGGCATTTTACGCAATGAAGCCGTTTCACCTCAAGATGAGCGTTTCTGGTCTAAAGTCTTTGTGTCTCGTACCACTCAACCTTTGATTAGCTTTCTAAAGCCTTTAATGGACGATATCTTGTTGGGAGGCCGTTCTGTTGAACTTCTAACTCAACTTAAAAGAAAGTCAATGCGTGTTAATGGTGGTTGTCCAGCAGGCACGCTGATGCAAACCTTTAGAAACCGCTTCAGTAGGTTCGCATCAGGCTATTTCGAATGTGGAAAACTTCTCCATTCGTCAAATGTCACGGTGACGACCAAGAAGGATCTTAAACAGGAAGTTAGGAATCCGCTCTTGGCCAAGGCTTTTGAAACTCTCCGGAATCATTCCAACCGAAGCAAACGTTCTAAAGATGACGGAGTTTGTGTACCATTGGAATTCTATCCCCTTTTACCTTTGCTGGAAAGAAGTCTACTGGAACCGTTGCGCAGTCGCCAGCGTCTGGTATGCAGGGCACTTCTCGATACCTTATACGAAGACTGTTGCCTCAAATTACACATCTTGACTATTCGTCGTATTCACTTGATGCAAGCCGGAGACCTAATGGGTCGCTTTTGCCAACAACTTTTCCAAAAG CTCGAAACCGGTGAAAAGTGGGACAACGAATCAAGCCTTACGTTATCTCTGCTCAACTGTATCTCTTCTAGAATGGACCAATGTGGCTCCTACCTTTCTGTAACCATTAAAAGAGGAAGCATTCAACAAACACCAGCAAATTTGGTGGATGTACAAATCAATTACAAAGTTCCGTGGCCAGTCAACTTGGTTATCACACAAGATTCGATATTCCACTACAATAGCGTGCTCCGTTTTCTTATGCAAATTAAGCAAGGAATGTTTTCACTTCAACACTTATCGTTCAAAG ATCTCAGTTGTATGGACGTTGCAAACGTTACCCACCCAAGGCAACAGGAACTGTTATCAGCTAACCGTCAGCATAGATTGCAACTGTTACGGGCTTGGctgctttattttatttctagtGTGGACAACTACATAATGGAGTGTGTTTTAGAATCATCACATATTCGATTGGATATGCAACTAGAAAATGCAGTTCATCTTGGTCAAATAATCGACAGCCACCAAGAATATGTTATTTCTATACATAAACAATGCCTGCAACAACCGTCGGGGGCCTTTTTGCGCGATGCCATCAACGAG GTGTTATCCATTGCACGTGAAGTAGTGATTGCTTGGAAGAATGGACTCGAGCTGGAGAAGTTAAATAAACTTGAGGAAAATTACGTGAGGCATCATCAATTTGTGGCAGCTGTCCTGGGCACTGATAGCGTCCATTCCATGCTTCCTCATG TCGAAACCCTTGCAGCTGCCTTAATCCATAGTTGCCCAGCAACTCGGTAA